A genomic region of Legionellales bacterium contains the following coding sequences:
- the mtnN gene encoding 5'-methylthioadenosine/S-adenosylhomocysteine nucleosidase, whose amino-acid sequence MGKFNKTLNNGLRIIFTLTIALFFSLSAYAIENNQVNHPLFGIIIPLPEESLFLKKNISHEKNLNINGITYHIGTINHKNIVFVNCGLGKVNSAIVATRLIRDFHPDLILMAGSSGSISPYLKKFDVIVGKKVANVDMGELTKNGPQFKFDGGLYNPQINATLPITFNLSDKLVKLINQLTQSNNKDFSRIVLGKIATSDALPNPPSQVSLLREDGFDVIEMEGASLMQVCWLFKTPCMVIRGVSNNMSEPITKKDITVSAEKASKILINVILNYTS is encoded by the coding sequence ATGGGAAAATTCAATAAGACATTAAATAATGGATTAAGAATTATATTTACTTTAACCATTGCATTATTTTTTTCTTTATCAGCTTATGCCATAGAAAATAATCAAGTAAATCATCCGCTATTTGGAATTATTATCCCACTACCAGAAGAAAGCCTCTTCCTGAAAAAAAATATTTCCCATGAAAAAAATTTAAATATTAATGGTATAACTTATCATATAGGAACAATCAATCATAAAAATATTGTATTCGTTAATTGTGGGTTAGGTAAAGTCAATTCTGCAATAGTTGCCACCCGTTTAATTAGAGATTTTCATCCAGATTTAATTTTAATGGCTGGATCATCGGGAAGTATCAGTCCTTATTTAAAAAAATTTGACGTCATTGTTGGAAAAAAGGTGGCTAATGTGGACATGGGAGAGCTCACAAAAAATGGTCCTCAATTTAAATTTGATGGAGGATTATATAACCCGCAAATAAATGCAACGTTACCGATCACATTTAATTTAAGTGACAAGCTGGTTAAATTAATCAATCAACTGACTCAGTCAAATAATAAAGATTTTTCAAGAATAGTGTTGGGTAAAATTGCAACTAGTGATGCACTCCCTAATCCACCATCGCAAGTTAGTTTATTGCGTGAAGATGGTTTTGATGTCATCGAAATGGAGGGCGCATCGCTTATGCAGGTTTGCTGGTTATTTAAAACCCCCTGTATGGTTATTCGTGGTGTAAGTAATAACATGTCCGAACCAATCACTAAAAAAGATATAACAGTTTCTGCAGAAAAAGCATCAAAAATTTTAATTAATGTTATTTTAAACTATACTTCGTGA
- a CDS encoding MFS transporter, translating to MKRNYLLGNITLLVINYYLPNYIIIPSLPNIKSEFLVSPFAAQLVLNAYFFGILLAFIFSPVLRKHMDKRGIAILGAVCFTAFSLLSTLTTNFTLLITARVLQAVGCGLPQSIIYSLIYEHTHAEKHLSSYSYLTSLSIISPVIAPLLGGMLILYNWRANFVMLFFLGLLSIACALKLPADHLTKNQTLTLFQTYKQLFSTTRLRLLLFILGFLSSSLSLFVVCGSYLMHYVLNYSNAELGLAFAIISLGNVIGIFNGKWIAIKKNSMYAIKIGLACSLFSSISVFIYSFYASNPYVVMGGLIFYMFGYGMTVANAINLTMSTGQLNINTTSSIISLVRTSFTALSGILFSMLAINSVFLFSLALLFISLASIILLILLNSRYVTRGEKNNVK from the coding sequence ATGAAACGGAATTATTTGCTGGGCAATATAACCCTGCTGGTTATTAATTATTATTTACCTAATTATATTATTATCCCCAGTCTTCCGAATATTAAGAGCGAATTTTTAGTTTCTCCGTTTGCTGCTCAACTGGTATTAAACGCCTATTTTTTTGGGATATTATTAGCTTTTATCTTCTCGCCTGTTTTACGAAAACATATGGATAAACGCGGCATTGCTATTTTAGGTGCTGTTTGCTTTACTGCTTTTTCGCTGCTCAGTACACTAACAACAAATTTCACTCTATTGATTACCGCCCGTGTACTACAAGCAGTGGGTTGTGGTTTACCTCAATCGATTATTTATTCACTTATCTATGAGCATACCCACGCAGAAAAACATTTATCCAGTTATAGTTATTTAACGAGTTTATCCATAATCTCTCCCGTCATTGCGCCACTGCTAGGAGGTATGCTCATTTTATATAATTGGCGTGCTAATTTTGTCATGCTGTTTTTTCTGGGGTTATTGAGTATCGCTTGTGCCCTGAAATTACCGGCGGATCATCTTACAAAAAACCAAACACTGACCCTATTTCAAACTTATAAACAATTATTTTCAACGACACGTCTACGACTTTTATTATTCATCCTGGGTTTCTTATCCTCTTCACTATCATTATTTGTGGTGTGTGGTTCTTATTTAATGCATTATGTTTTGAATTATAGCAATGCAGAATTAGGTCTTGCCTTTGCCATCATTTCATTAGGCAATGTCATCGGAATTTTTAATGGCAAATGGATCGCCATTAAAAAAAATAGCATGTATGCAATAAAAATTGGCTTAGCGTGTAGCCTCTTCTCCAGCATCAGTGTTTTTATTTATAGTTTCTATGCCAGCAATCCCTATGTAGTGATGGGAGGCTTAATTTTTTATATGTTTGGTTATGGCATGACGGTTGCGAATGCCATAAATTTAACGATGTCCACTGGACAATTAAATATTAATACTACCTCATCGATTATTTCACTGGTGAGAACCAGTTTTACTGCTTTGAGCGGTATATTATTTAGCATGCTCGCTATTAATAGCGTTTTCTTGTTTAGTCTTGCTTTATTATTTATTTCCTTAGCCAGTATTATTCTACTTATTTTATTGAATTCCCGATACGTTACTCGCGGAGAAAAAAATAATGTTAAATGA